Proteins encoded within one genomic window of Mya arenaria isolate MELC-2E11 chromosome 13, ASM2691426v1:
- the LOC128214624 gene encoding stimulated by retinoic acid gene 6 protein-like, whose protein sequence is MELPIVLFSLLVVIKFVWKVAKCLKQKKYSRSRSEEVGKKLCRKSDLLHVKALFHPRSCTEAEKAEKTMPCCTSWFRKFVKPFPGFKFPIGMLITTFVSCIFIYWTTILLATGSDVISHQNFPQYIGLLTAANIFACLITVLCGLRNVYLVLMNYKRDMLCLYKGDKSFIPAVLRNCPPNIYMAQGMRFIGNSIVGSFWGSTFVYFVVYVPVALMLLTFRVLDDSDKLHLLWPRFEWLIYPACSILIFKVQMMLVTRFFVQPKLEESDEYEPLAVNNRTVYDIFSFFMLFLNASIGLVQYVKRILFSAVLAVFLIPRMDRSLYMRGYEAMDKCYTNYIGMILVDVAHNHPVMRVFCHLISDAMVTTRNRATPTTENPLYADIRPEHQDKKLSIAKRKWLLAFTLVRNPDLQELRVHRKPKIKDDNSVYVNVNEMAVMDAENSSGISDNMVMDTWGCVCRCCKNYKCTIPPNITTNIMAGIVFFSLVILFFGFPLLLDIILSSI, encoded by the exons ATGGAACTTCCGATAGTTCTGTTCAGTCTTCTAGTTGTCATCAAGTTTGTATGGAAGGTAGCCAAGTGTCTAAAGCAGAAGAAATATTCGAGGAGTCGATCTGAGGAG GTTGGAAAGAAATTGTGTAGAAAGTCTGATCTGCTGCATGTCAAGGCCCTGTTCCATCCAAGAAGTTGTACAGAAGCTGAAAAAGCGGAAAA GACAATGCCTTGTTGTACTAGTTGGTTCCGGAAGTTTGTTAAACCGTTCCCAGGTTTTAAATTTCCCATTGGCATGCTCATCACAACATTCGTctcatgtatttttatatactgG ACGACCATACTACTTGCAACTGGTTCTGATGTAATATCACACCAAAATTTCCCACAATACATCGGGCTGCTAACGG ctgcTAACATTTTTGCCTGCCTGATCACTGTACTCTGTGGACTAAGAAATGTCTACCTTGTTCTCATGAATTACAA GCGAGATATGCTGTGCCTGTACAAGGGTGACAAGAGTTTCATCCCTGCTGTATTGAGGAATTGCCCACCAAACATTTACATG gcaCAGGGAATGAGATTTATTGGTAACTCAATCGTTGGATCATTCTGGG GTTCAACATTCGTGTACTTTGTGGTCTACGTGCCAGTTGCCTTGATGCTTCTTACGTTTAGGGTCTTGGATGACAGCGACAAACTCCATCTACTGTGGCCCCGATTCGAGTGGTTGAT CTACCCGGCCTGTTCAATTTTGATCTTTAAAGTCCAGATGATGCTTGTGACTAGGTTCTTCGTGCAGCCGAAACTCGAGGAAAGTGATGAATACGAGCCACTGGCCGTAAATAACAG AACAGTGTACGATATCTTCAGTTTCTTCATGCTGTTTCTCAATGCAAGCATCGGTCTTGTTCAGTACGTGAAGCGAATCTTGTTTAGCGCAGTTTTGGCCGTTTTCCTGATCCCTCGAATGGATCGAAGCCTTTACATGCGAGGATATGAGGCAATGGATAAAT GTTACACAAACTACATCGGTATGATCCTAGTCGATGTTGCTCACAATCATCCAGTGATGCGGGTATTTTGTCATCTGATCAGTGATGCAATGGTAACGACACGCAACAGGGCAACGCCCACCACAGAAAACCCACTTTATGCCGATATCCGGCCAGAGCACCAGGATAAAA AACTGAGCATCGCCAAGAGAAAATGGCTTCTAGCCTTCACCCTCGTCAGAAATCCAGATCTACAGGAGTTACGAGTTCACCGCAAGCCTAAAATAAAGGATGATAACTCAGTGTACGTGAATGTGAATGAGATGGCTGTGATGGATGCAGAAAATAGTTCTGGAATCAGTGACAACATGGTCATGGACACCTGGGGTTGTGTTTGTCGATGTTGCAAGAATTATAAATGTACGATCCCACCAAATATTACCACTAACATTATGGCAGGCATCGTATTCTTTTCCTTAGTAATTCTCTTTTTTGGGTTTCCTTTGTTGCTCGATATAATTTTATCTTCAATCTAG